From the Vulpes lagopus strain Blue_001 chromosome 19, ASM1834538v1, whole genome shotgun sequence genome, the window GCCCCTTTGCCAAAGCTCGAGCCCAGAAACCTCGGTTTTCTACTAAAGGTCTCAGCGTTCTGGGCAAAGAGCACTGCCCTCCCAGCAATCAGGTCCGCCGGAGCAGGAACTCCCAAATTGTATGCCCTCAGGCAATTTacttgatctctttctctctttcaaactCGGTTTTccttcttatctgtaaaatggggctgataAAGGCACCTACCTCTGTGAAGAGGTAGCGAGGGTTTACGTGGAATATTGCACACCAAGGACTTGGCCCAGCCCTAGCTTGTAGAGAGAAGTCCACCCCTGCTATGGTTATCCCAAGCAAGAATGGCCAGCCTGACCCCAGGATTGGTATTTAAAGTAGAGTTATGGGGCCCAGCTTCCATAAAAGAGACTCATTCTAAAGGTCCAGCCAGTGCCATccactctcttcctccctcacagGGGATTCCCATTCCAACACTTACCGGGAAGCCTTACCCCTCAAAGAAAACAAtgccccacacccctccccattCACGCATCCTTAACCCCTCCAACTGAGAGCCCCGCAGCTCAGACCGCCGGGATTCCAAAACCCGGGCTACCATTTTTAGCGGTGTGCCTGTGGGCAAGGGCCTTCATTTCTCCAAGTACACTTtacccttctgtaaaatgggttgttaaaaacattttaaggtgCCGATTTTAAAAGATCGCACAGATAAAGCAAGGAGTCTGGCCTATGgtcagctgctgctgcttttattttcctcctttggcTCTGGATTGGAGGATCAACTCTATTTGAGACAAGTCAGCCCCAAGTAGATGATGAAGTAAGGACTCCAGCTGCTCTTTGCTCCCCCGGGGAATTCCTTTCCTGTGGACTCCTTGCAATCTTTGGGAGGAGGGGGTTCCACGGACCTTCCCGGACCCTGCTAAGTGGTTAAGCGGTCCAGGCTGACCAGGACTTGGGGCCCTCCTCAACCGCAGCCCTCTACGGTTGATCTTGCTTTGCTCACGTCCTCTCAATTTGCAGATGCTTCCACGGAGGCCCGCAGGGCCCCCCAGCGAGCGGATCCAGATGGTGTGCTTTTAAGgacccccacctccccatttAGGGTGCCTTCTCCTGGAGCGAGAGCCCTGCGGGAGGCATCCGACCATTCACTCAACTCCTTCGCGGTCGGGCGTTTAACCTAGTAGGTGGACAACAAAACCTGAGCTAAataccctattttttttctttgacaaataaTCGGCCAGAACGGCAAAATCCCGGCAGGAGGCGGGAGGGCCAGGAGGCCTGGGAAAAACAGAATGCTAATGGGAGCCTGGAGGGGGCGGAAGGCGCACCCGGGCTAGGGCGCCCCAGCCGCCTCGCTTTGAAGTGCACCTTTCCAGCCGCGCTCAAGGGGAGGGCCCTGgattccacccctcccccaccccttccatcCCAGGAGGTTCTGGGGAAATTGAAAGAAGCTCTATCAGCAACTGGGGACTCTCCCCTCAGGTTCTAACTGACTCAATCCTGCTTCCTACTTCTAGTTCGTGTTGCTTTTGACCTGTTGGTTCCTAGCCTTCCCCCAGTAGCATGGGAATCCCTGGAAGAGAAAAGACTGTGGCTTAGGCATCCTCATTTCGCCCCAGTATCTAGTAAGAAGAGGGCAAGAAGACAGCTCAACAGAAGCGTGATGGGGAGTAATAGGAAAGACCTTTGCTGTTCTAATTGCTTTACATTCTGTATGCTGGTGTTACAAATTGGACCTTGGAGGCAGGTTAGGGAGCTTATCCAGACTCACAAAGCTAGTCAAAGGTAAAGCCACAAGCACATACAATTCTGCATAGAacattctgcttttctcttaGTTTATGGAATGATCTCATTGGtgcccttctttctccctccccctctcttcctcGGTTATCTTACCGGCTTAAAGCTTTCTGCTGAGTAACTCCCCAACCAAGATTTCCCCTCTCCCCATTTCTCACTGGGGGCCTCAATGGGAGATTCCAGCTGCCTGGTCATTTTGAAGCTGTGGTCAACAGGATCGGATCCTGCCCACCTGTTGTGTAAGACATCCTGCCGCACCTGTACCATAGAGGTGCCTTCTGTTGAAACATCCATCGCCATAGGCTCGGCCTGTCAGCTCTCTTAGTGACATGCGAGTGATTTATGTTCAGGATGATATTTCTCCTTGGCTACATGTTGCTCGCTGCCATCAACAGCTGTACTGCAATTCCAGCActaacttttctattttcctgtggAAGTGTGTCAACATTGAAATACACAGGAAAAGCCATGCAATAATGTAATAACTTTTGGTTAGAAAAGGtctagaaaagattttttaagtcCTAAGAagtcttaaaaagataaagatgtcAGGTCCATTAACTTAGGAAGATCtgtgttatcttttttcttttaatgggagaaaatagCATTTTCACTTTGGTCTTTATGGTTATAAAGCCTGAGACCTGACCGTCCTTGGGCTATTTATCTGTTCTGGTTTAGTAACCCTTTCCTTTCAGTTAACAGATGAACCGCCACTAAGTGTCAGGACTTTCAGGGTTCAAAAGTAAGCAAAACAGGTGGAACCCTGTATAATCCTTTCGTATTTTAATGTAGCAATAATTAGCCAAACAGCCCCATAATTTATTTCTGAgcatattttacttcatttacttTGCTCCCACATGGTTTTCTTGTATTTATGTAAATCTATGTACTTCCATAAATGTGAATATAATAATGATAAGGCAGCACTGAAATCCAGGAATTCATttgcagtttaaaaaatactttcataaaaaaagattcttgattcaatatttaagaaaacatcaGTTATTTTTTCATAATGAGCAACTTTGGGTATATCTCTTAACTTTCTTTTCACGATTCCCCCACCTCCTCAGATTATGCCAGTGAACTATATTTGCTCTTAGCAATCTAAGGACATAGATTGATAACtcagaaaatactttaaattttccatgtttgtttgaaaaaaaaaaagtgagtttaaGGTTTAAGGTAATCCTTTGCCTCACACATTTGTGGAACTGgcgagttttttattttttatttttttaaagcaattgatCAGTCTATTTCACCGTTATGGTgaaatataaattcttataaaagtGAAACTGGGTTGGTGGGAGTATCTTGCTGTTGTCAGCAGAATCAAAACTACTTGTCCTTACCAAAGTGTTTTATCTTACaggacattttctttaaaagaaaaaaaaaagtgaaacacgAACAACTTTACCGTGATGAAAGCTCCCTCCCCCTTTGCAAAGCGCAGTGGAGGTGGCAGGTCTGGCCAGCAGAGAACAAAGGGCCAAAGAGTTAACCTGAGATggtgaaataaaatgtaacatcaaCAAAGAAAAGGCCATAGATAAATAGTTAAAGGACCAACTCACCACAAAACACCCATTGACGTTTTCCCAGAGTCCAGGCGAAGCGCTGGTGACCGGGTAATGTTGGAATGTTTTCCTAGGGTTAAAAGGAGAACCGGCAGCAAGTCTGCTCAGAATTTACAAAGTGTTTGAATAACACGGACGGTGTTTTGATAACACATTTTTAGTGGGGgtgaaaataatagaatttattgGGACATTTATATGGGCCCCCTTGgttgtgtgtggaggggggggcagggcaggaggaaaaCCATATATCACTGCACTCATCTATAACTCACCCCTGTAACTTATATACTGTAacttatatatatgcatatgtatttgaTGTGTAATACTCCTGTTCTAGCAAAATGCTTCTCAGTGTTGCTCTTAAAAGAATGTACCGATAGTGGTTACCTTTAAGTGGGGAGAGATGAGTAAAGAGGTCACCTGGCCCCGGGTTGGCAATAACTTTGTGTTCTCAGGATGAGATGGTGGCATGAAGCTGGTACGATCGCTTAAACCAGTAGAGCATAAAGATCTTCCATAGGCTCACACACACAGGCTTGGCCTGGGCTTTCTGGTAGCCTTCAAAGGGTGCTGCTTGCTCCAGCTCAGGCTGAAAGGTGCAAGATTTGAGTTAATCCAGCCGGCATTTGGGTCTGGGGTTCCAAGGGGTCTCCACATTTCCTCCCCAGTGTTGATGTTTTTGTTCAATGTATTCCAATACACTGTCAGTTGAGCCACATAAAACCAGGCACCTTTCAATAAATGTCTCATTTGGATTTCATGAAGCTTGGGGTGTAATTGAAATCAAACAGCAAACAGGCTGGAAGGCGCTGTTATTTGCCCACCCAATCTTAGGAGGGTGCTGCCTGACATGTTCACTGAAGCCACTGctttagctttcttttctgttcctattTCTGGAAAAGAGTGCATGGATTTTAAAGTTTGGCTGggatacatgaaaatattttttatgtctctttctctgattatAAGTAAAATTGAGCCAGCAAAAGAAAATCCATTCCAAGTAGGAAATCACAGATTTGCTCATCTATAACTCTTCAGGCATTTAGATTAGTATATTCCATATGTGACGATAATGATAATGCAATTAGTCAATACAGGAAAAACCATGCAATACAATGAGATTTCTTTATGTTGTCGGGGGGGGGGGAAATCATCTTTAGTTGAAACAGTGCTTTTTTATGATGTCAAAAAGTAATTTGTAACTTACAAATGCAATATAAATCATGGATATGTTTTCCATGTTCCCCAAATCCCAGGTTTCAGAGCAGTTTTGTGCAGCTTGGATTTTGATTCTCTTTGAATTCCTCTTCATTTCTCCATCTGTCAAATGTGTTAAAGTTTGGGTAAAATAATAGATATATCGGGGAGATGAGGAGATATAAACTGCAGTTTCCCGCGCCAAGAGTCCACGTTAATCTTGATCACACATAcagtgtatatatttaataattaggTAGCACTCAGAATGAACCCACGCGCTTTCAGAGCTTGCTCTGGGGCTGGAATAAAATCAACGCTTTCTGATGTGGCGCGGGGGACAGCTGGCCCGCGTTATTTGCGCCAGAGTGGGTCGGAACGATGCCTGTTGCCTGCGATGGCACTTTGCCACGCGCAGCGCTTCCCTGGCCGCCTCGAAAGCAGTCTGAAGGGACACGGAAGCCCGCTTTCTCTCTGTGATAAAGCGCAAAACTGGTATCTACCCTCAGccaccctatctccaaataatgTGCGATTCGATCTCACCCCTACTTTTCCCTCACACGTCCCGCGTGCGGTTCAGGTCCAGCCTAACGTGGAGAAGCCCGTGTACGGGCCGTGTAACCAGGTTCCCCAAACCCGGACTACGTCTCCGAGCTGCCCGAACCGCGCAGCCCCTTCCTCTCCGGTTCTCGCGACCCCCCACGGACTCCCCATCACTTTGGAAATGACGAAGTCTTCAAACGCACAAAGTACTTGAAAAATTCAATTCTCCCAGACTTCCATGGGTCGAAGTAAAACAAAAGGCGCAAGGTGGGAGTGGATGGCTGGGTGAGCAGAGCGGAGAGCCACGTCAAACCCGAACTCTCCTGGCAGGGCGAAATGCTAGGAGCGCTGGGCAGCGCGCGCTCTGGGCCACTTTCCAGGGATGCGCTCCCGGGCTGCTCTGCCCAGGACCTGCGGGGCCGCAGCCCGGCCCACTCGCTTCATGTGCTCGCGCTCCACTGACTGTGGCCTGACCCTGACAACCTCACACCCCCGGTtttcaccccccctccccccgaaaAACTGGTAAATTCCCTGGAGCGTCCGAGTGTGTTACGGACCGTCTCGGTTTCTACCCCAGACGTGCCGATGTCGGCTGGCGCTGCTGTGGTCTGAGCCCAGGTCGGAAGGCTTCGGGCCGTTCTGCACTGGCGTGTGCCCGCTCAACAAATCCTGCGGCCGCCTCATCTGTTGTGGGCTACGAGTTTCCCGTGTGATCGCGTTCGGTTGGGGAAGCAGAGTCCCAACATCTCAGCCGGAAAATGCGCTCCCGGAGCGCTTACAAGCCGCGTCTGTAATTGCTTATTAACAGCGAATATTCATGCTTCTCCTTATCCGCAATGAGACGTGCCTCCCCCCTTTTCggtaataaaacaataaaataagacgGCACCACTCTTGACTCTACTGTCTGCGGAAACgcaagggagaaacaggcagctGGGGCAAAAGGGCTTGATTCAATATCAAACTGATTATTTCACTAATTATTCTACCTTCTGTGTTGCGCCGCAGAGGAGAGGCGCAGGGAATCTCAACCGCACTGCTGCTGGGGAACCTTTGTCTCTTGGTGCCAGGCCCAGCTGAAGATGGTGTGTGGAGGGAATCCGAGGTTCAGGGAAACTGAGCTGCGGTGGATTTTAAATTGTGGGGAGCAAATGCGATTGTCTCCTGAAAGCAGGCGTGTGGGCGTGAGGATGAGGGTGTCTCCagtaccccaccccacccgggcCTCTGATTCATAAGCTGGGTCCTCAAGGATGACGTTGTGCTCTCACCGACCCCGGAACCCCAAAAGCCGAGCGCAAGGTTCTTCTTCACGAACCCTTCCCGATAAGTAAAAGAGTGGGACCGAAGAAAATGGGGTTCTTGTGTGCTGAAGGCCTGGGAGCCTTCCACCACCGGGAGGAAAGTGTACCTGAAGCTACAACTCCTGATGTGGAGAGAAACCTCGCTTGCCCAGATCCCCACCCTCTGGGACCGGTGCCTCCTGCAAGCTTTCGGCTTGCAGAGCCTTTCTGGTGCCAGCCTCTAAACCCTGCTCCCGCCCCGGCATCCTCCTCTCCGAGTGCTGAGATGACTTCTGTGCCAGCAGTGGACCCCGCTAAGGAGACCCCAAACCCTGTTCCCCTAAACTCCAGCAAAATACGGACACCACGATTGATTCTCACAGTAGgacagtctcaaaaaaaaaaaaaaaaaaaaaaaaaaaaaaaaaagactaaaggaaaagaaagtcgCAGTCGACATGATCCAATTAGTAAATGCCTAATTGAATTAGTGTCACCTCCGTCAGCCAATGGGAGAGCCCCCGGGTTGTGGGCCGCGAAGCCCCTCCCTGGCCGCACGTATATAAAGCAGCCAATGACAGGCTGCAAGTTTCCAAGTGGTCAACTTGACCCGCACTTGGGCAGTCGAGAAGGGCAGAAAGGCTATAGCAGCGCTGGTGGGTGGATAGGCACAGAGATCTGAATCTTCTTACTCCTGGGGGGTGAGTgcggaggaggacgggggtccagAGAGGCGAGAAGGacggggaaggaaaaggagagtgcTTTTTCGGTCAATCTCCACCCCCTGCCTTCAAACCCAGGGCGCTTTCCCGGCGGAAAGGGCGCTGTGTTCGGGGCGCGCGAGCGCGCGCCTTAGCGGCCCGCGTGCGGCCAGGTGGGTAGCCCCAGCACCGGAGCAAGGGGAAGTTACCTTCCCCTCGGAAGAGGGCGCTGGCTCCCCCATCCTGCCTTTATATTAAGGCCGCGGGAGGAGAGGAAGCAGCCAGCTGCCGTCTGCGCTTCGCAAAGCATGCAGTTAGGGGAGCAGCTCTTGGTGAGCTCGGTGAACCTGCCCGGCGCGCACTTCTACCCGCTGGAGAGTGCGcgaggcgggggcggcgggggcgcagGCCACCTCCCTGGCGCGGCCCCCTCGCCGCAGAGGCTGGACTTAGACAAAGCGCCCAAGAAGTTCCCTGGCAGCCTCGCGTGCGAGACGGGGAGCGGGGAGCCCTCGGCCGCCAGCGCGGGGGCCCCCGCGGCCATGCTCAGTGACGCCGACGCCGGGGACGCCTTCGCCAGCGCCGCGGCCGTGGCCAAGCCCGGGCCCCCGGACGGCCGCAAGGGCTCCCCCTGCGGGGAGGAGGAGCTgccctcggccgccgccgccgccgccgccgccgccgccgccgccgccgccgccaccgcgcGGTACTCCATGGACAGCCTGAGCTCGGAGCGCTACTACCTCCAGTCCCCCGGGCCTCAGGGCTCCGAGCTGGCCGCGCCCTGCTCGCTCTTCCCCTACCaggcggcggccggggcgcccCACGGATCTGTGTACCCTGCTCCCAACGGGGCGCGCTACCCCTACGGCTCCATGCTGCCCCCCGGCGGCTTCCCCGCCGCGGTGTGCCCACCTGGGAGGGCGCAGTTCGGCCCGGGAGCCGGCGCGAGTAGcggcgcgggaggcggcggcggcggggcagGCGGCCCGGGGGCCTATCAGTACAGCCAGGGCGCCCCGCTCTACGGGCCCTACCCTGGGGCGGCCGCCGCGGGGTCCTGCGGAGGACTGGGGGGGTTGGGGGTTCCTGGTTCCGGCTTCCGTGCCCACGTCTACCTGTGCAACCGGCCTCTGTGGCTCAAATTCCACCGCCACCAAACCGAGATGATCATTACGAAACAGGGCAGGTGAGAGCAGCGCGGAGGGGCCCCGAGGTGAATGACAATTGAGTGACTGACTGCGTGGCCCTGGGGAAGCCGGGGGTGAGGGAGCTGTGCCCATTGGCCCAGCGCTACGCTCGGAGGCGCTTTCCCGCGCGCACCTCCAGTCGGGTGTCCCTCCCGGACCGCGCACAGGCTTGTGCACGGCGCTAATGTTAgagctgcccccccacccccatcccttcccctccCGTCACCCTCGTCTGGACTGGCGAGGAGGCGGAAATGGAAATCGGGGCTTGCCCACAAAGCTGGATTTACTAGAACCGCCCGCTCGGCATAGCGAGCCGGTCCCGCACACCCGCGAGGAGCCGCGGCGGGCAAAGGCGCAGAGGTCGGCCTCCTGAGCGCGGTAGGTGGGCTCCCGCAGTTTTAGGCGCCAGAGGCGcggtggggcgcctgggggagGCGGCATCAGAGGCTTAGTTGGTCCCGCAGTGCGTCAGGCAGGCCCTGAGCCGGACCTGGTGGGGTTCTGATCCCCATCCGACTGCTAAGGGTGGGTGCGAATGGTGGAAGTGAGCGGTGGGTGCCGGGAGAGGGGCGCTCGAGGGGAGCTTTGAACCTGGCgagtacaatttaaaaattttaacaggaACAACTGAATGTTGTTCTCTGGCCCTTAAACgtagaaaaatgaatgatttttaacaTCCTTGGTAGAAAAATTAAGGACTTGAGTGGGGAGAGGGTGTGGCAGCACCTCGATTTGGGAAATACTGACTTTGGGGAAAACGGTTTCAGAAAACAGACACGTTCCAAGAGTTGACAACTGGTGTATTTCGCAGAGTTAGGGCCCCTTTCTGTACCTGTATTCGGTTCTTCGTGTAGGCTGTTAAACGTCCTACTCCCGCCCACCCACCCCAGATGCGGGCAGACCTGGCCCGCTTTCAGGCATCTGGACTCAAATCGCTGATCCTGGTTCTGTTCCCTTGCACAGGCGCATGTTTCCTTTCTTGAGCTTCAACATAAACGGACTCAATCCCACTGCCCACTACAACGTGTTTGTAGAGGTGGTGCTGGCGGACCCCAACCACTGGCGATTCCAGGGGGGCAAGTGGGTGACCTGCGGCAAGGCGGACAGTAACATGCAGGGTGAGGAGAGAGGAGGCCCAGGCAGGGGAGGAGCGGGCGGGGAACCCCTGActcaaaaaattcatttaaatccAACACTTTCCACCCTGGTCTGGGGCCTAGAGGTGTTAGTCTGAGTTTGCTTGATATTGATTGTTTGAaaaggggagagtgggagagaactGCCAAGTCACATTTCTTGCCTACCAGTATAAGCTTGGATACTTTCAACCATGACCCTAGTCCCCCCAACAATTCCTTTGAAATGCTCTAGTGGAAAGGGCTCCTGACACTCTAACCTTCACTTGACAAGGCCTTGCTCAAGGTTGAGTCCGCATGAGAACCCAGCCACTTTCCATCAGAGATGTTGCCCTTCCAGCTTTAGGAGGGCCCAAATTGACCTTCAAGAGACATCTCCTGGTGGCTGTCATTTTTATGTGGAGGTAGCATTAAGAGGACTGCCTTGTCAATGGAAGGCAGGAAGCACAGGGGCCCTGGGAGGGCTGTCAGTGGAGTCTAGTTGGAGAGTGGAGAGCAGAGTCCTGGGGAGCCTTGTGCCAGAAGACTATCTCTCAGATCTTTGCCCAGAAGTAACAGACATCCCTCCCCTATGTCCATTTGTAATCAGCCCTATCTGcttgggttttgtgttttgtttcattttctcttaggCAACAAAATGTATGTTCACCCAGAGTCTCCTAATACTGGTTCCCACTGGATGAGACAGGAGATTTCCTTTGGGAAATTAAAACTCACCAATAACAAAGGCGCAAATAACAACAACACCCAGGTAGAGTGACAGAGGACGGGGTGTCTTTTGGCCATAGATCTCTTTCCTAACAAGTTTCCATACTCTTCACTGTATTTGTAATATTTGCAGGTGTCACCTGTTTGCTTACCTagttctgaccttttttttttttttttccccttttgaccTTTCTCATTTTTACTAGATTTCGGTTAACAGTGAGTTGACTGTTAGGAGAAGAAATACTAAAGTCTTTTGGGAGACTTAGTAAACTAAGAGAAAAGAGTGTTTTTCAAACACGCATACCCAGCTAGCTAGGGTTTAAGTTTCAAAAGCGGCAATGATAAGATCTTAAAAAGTGGCTATAGAACAAGGGAACTGTCGGTGGGGTAGCAAGCAGGAGTCCCATTCCAAGACGTGTAGTTTGTTAAGATTTACATCTAAGAGACTCTTTGGATTTGGCAACTCTTTCTCTGTACCACTTCCAGATGATAGTGTTACAGTCTTTACACAAGTACCAACCCCGACTGCACATTGTTGAAGTGACAGAGGATGGTGTGGAGGATCTGAATGAGCCCTCAAAGACTCAGACCTTTACCTTCTCCGAAACGCAGTTCATTGCGGTGACTGCCTACCAAAACACCGATGTGAGTGTCCTCCTAAACGTCCCAAGAATCTCTACAGCTAGGTCCAGTGTGACAAAGCACTCAACGACTGACTGTTTTTCTCCCCTGTCTAGATAACTCAACTAAAGATTGATCATAACCCCTTTGCAAAAGGCTTCAGAGACAACTACGATTCGTAAGTGCagcttttattcatatttgcacGGTCGTCTTTGAACAGGACATATATAACCAGACACTTCCCAGAGAACGTTCTAGGAAGAGATTTCACATTTGTTTGGGATtttcacctatttttatttttgcaacccccccccccccccgacggcTAATCTTGCTTTGGAATTTTCATGgaatgattttgttcattttttaataaagattttatttatttattcatgagagacatgcagagaaagagagaggcagagacataggcagagggaaaagcaggctccaggcagggagcctgatgtgggtctttgGGATCACTCCCTTAGTCAAAGGCAGccggtcaactgctgagccatccaggcatcccttttgaTCATTTTCTAAAGCAATGTTAAGGGCTCTAAAATgaggaggtattttttttttaacatttgagtggtgatttgaaattttcataatcTGCATTTATATGCCTTTCATTTGATCCCACGTTTTTTAGCCTCTTAGGATTGGGTATTATTACTctttctcttattattattattattattttacataagaAAAACCTAAAACTAAGAGGATGTCATTTTCACAACATTAAACAGTAAGGCCCCACCAGACCATTTACATGTGGGATTTCTAACACCATAGCCAGCATTCCTTCTGTGACACTGACAAAGGAGAATTGCACTGTTCTCCAAGTTCTAGGACCTGGAAAGGCAGATTTTTCTATAGTTTAAACACCTAGAGCTTGGGAGGAAACTTTTTTTGTATGAGCCAATGGTCCAGCTGAAGTAGACCAGTGCATCTCCTACCTCCATCCCTCCACTCCAGCAGACCAGTGCTCCCAGTACAGCCTACTATGTGAGCTTTTTTGATTTCTGGGAGGTGGTTATTTGGGGACaacattagggttttttttttaagtgtttctctTTATATTGTAGCATGTACACCGCTTCAGAAAATGACAGGTTAACTCCATCTCCCACGGATTCTCCTAGATCCCATCAGATTGTCCCTGGAGGTCGGTACGGCGTTCAATCCTTCTT encodes:
- the EOMES gene encoding eomesodermin homolog isoform X1; protein product: MQLGEQLLVSSVNLPGAHFYPLESARGGGGGGAGHLPGAAPSPQRLDLDKAPKKFPGSLACETGSGEPSAASAGAPAAMLSDADAGDAFASAAAVAKPGPPDGRKGSPCGEEELPSAAAAAAAAAAAAAAATARYSMDSLSSERYYLQSPGPQGSELAAPCSLFPYQAAAGAPHGSVYPAPNGARYPYGSMLPPGGFPAAVCPPGRAQFGPGAGASSGAGGGGGGAGGPGAYQYSQGAPLYGPYPGAAAAGSCGGLGGLGVPGSGFRAHVYLCNRPLWLKFHRHQTEMIITKQGRRMFPFLSFNINGLNPTAHYNVFVEVVLADPNHWRFQGGKWVTCGKADSNMQGNKMYVHPESPNTGSHWMRQEISFGKLKLTNNKGANNNNTQMIVLQSLHKYQPRLHIVEVTEDGVEDLNEPSKTQTFTFSETQFIAVTAYQNTDITQLKIDHNPFAKGFRDNYDSMYTASENDRLTPSPTDSPRSHQIVPGGRYGVQSFFPEPFVNTLPQARYYNGERTVPQTNGLLSPQQSEEVANPPQRWLVTPVQQPGTNKLDIGSYESEYTSSTLLPYGIKSLPLQTSHALGYYPDPTFPAMAGWGGRGSYQRKMAAGLPWTSRTSPPVFSEDQLSKEKVKEEISSSWIETPPSIKSLDSNDSGVYTSACKRRRLSPSTSSNENSPSIKCEDINAEEYSKDTSKGMGGYYAFYTTP
- the EOMES gene encoding eomesodermin homolog isoform X2; the protein is MQLGEQLLVSSVNLPGAHFYPLESARGGGGGGAGHLPGAAPSPQRLDLDKAPKKFPGSLACETGSGEPSAASAGAPAAMLSDADAGDAFASAAAVAKPGPPDGRKGSPCGEEELPSAAAAAAAAAAAAAAATARYSMDSLSSERYYLQSPGPQGSELAAPCSLFPYQAAAGAPHGSVYPAPNGARYPYGSMLPPGGFPAAVCPPGRAQFGPGAGASSGAGGGGGGAGGPGAYQYSQGAPLYGPYPGAAAAGSCGGLGGLGVPGSGFRAHVYLCNRPLWLKFHRHQTEMIITKQGRRMFPFLSFNINGLNPTAHYNVFVEVVLADPNHWRFQGGKWVTCGKADSNMQGNKMYVHPESPNTGSHWMRQEISFGKLKLTNNKGANNNNTQMIVLQSLHKYQPRLHIVEVTEDGVEDLNEPSKTQTFTFSETQFIAVTAYQNTDITQLKIDHNPFAKGFRDNYDSSHQIVPGGRYGVQSFFPEPFVNTLPQARYYNGERTVPQTNGLLSPQQSEEVANPPQRWLVTPVQQPGTNKLDIGSYESEYTSSTLLPYGIKSLPLQTSHALGYYPDPTFPAMAGWGGRGSYQRKMAAGLPWTSRTSPPVFSEDQLSKEKVKEEISSSWIETPPSIKSLDSNDSGVYTSACKRRRLSPSTSSNENSPSIKCEDINAEEYSKDTSKGMGGYYAFYTTP